TCCAAACGCCTGAGTGAGTTCCTTAAACGAATCAATGGAACCTACCCTCAGACCATCAAAGCACCTCATCGCTACAAGccccaagctggatgggaatACCTTGCACAATAAGGCCTCGTTCTTGAAATGTACAGCTATCCTTTGATTTAAATGActaacatgctccacagggtctgtTCTGCCGTTCGACATGGTGAATGTGGGTTAAGTGAACCGCTAAGGAAGTCTCTCTCCCTTAATCCAGCGTGTGAAAGGTGACTTGGAAATTTGGTTGAGTGCTTTACTCATAGCATTATTTCCCATGCCTCCCGAAGATGAATTTCTGTTTTTGCGTTCATGGCGGTAGTCTTTATCATATGAGAAAGACTCGCTAGGGGGAGTCCTTGACCTCTGTTTATAGCTAACGTCCTTCTCATCATTGGAAGAGTAATAAGAGTTGGAAACAGCTCACCTTCTACGTTCGTGCGTAAGCTTCTCTTCAAATGATCAATTTCCAACCGCATGTTTCTGACATTCTCCTTATGAGAGACGTGGCTTTTACCCCGAGATTGGCTCTTACCGGTATGGGCAGTATGTACACTTCCCTCTTGATCCCTTCTTCGTTCAAGATCACGGAAGTGATCTTGACCTTGAGACCCCCTAGACTTTGCCATGTGTGGACCTGAACCTACCATCATTTTAAGTTGGCTTTACTATAACACCAATAGTTCCCCACAGACGACACTAATTGTAAGGATTAGAATTGAGTTCCTAGCCCAAGGTAtgaatggacttaggcccaaaaaacccaaaacaatgaatttgtagagaatggattACAAAACTGGGCTTGATAATAGAAGAGTGAAAATATACAAGtttaaactgaagaaaaaaatgtCCTCGGCAAAGTCCGAGGAGACTGATTCTTATATAATGTTCTTAAGTAAGGTTACAAGTTTGGTTCTAGATTACTACAGtatttctttcttgattttccCGATCCCCTCCTCTATAGAGGGTcacttacattatatagttccctttcgatgatcttggccctccatttgtGGATCATCCAGGCCACCATTTGAGTGCTTGTCGCATCGGACACCTTTACTGGCCCTTTTGAGTTGGGGTAACCAAtacagcactgttcaggggtcttctccacataaatgcggccagaaagttagctatagagcattcaatgtggtggcaGCAACTTTCTCTTAGATACTTTTGGGCCTCCATTCCTCTTGTGCGTTTGTAATGCACGTTCTTACCAGTAGATCTTGTTGGAAGGCCACTCTGATCGAAAGGATATACCTTTGATCTGTGCTCTGTTCATCCGAGGATATACTCCTCCTCTTTCCTCCTCGGATTGCCTTCCAAAGCCTTTTTGTTTGCATCTTACTTATGGGATTCTGAGCTTGACACCATCACTACTGCTTACTCACCCTCGGACCAACCAACGTCCTCGGCTAAGGCCCAAGACCCAATATACAAATTCGGGCCCTTATCTctacaattattattactattattattattattattattattattattattattatgtgaatataaaaatcaaacaaaaatatcataaaaataaacataaacatgaaaataaatatttatcttttatttgaaCCCATAAACATATAAACATATGTTATTCTTTATTCAAATAGAAGCATACAAAATTAAGGAAATTTCAGTGTCAACAATTGAATTTTTAGGCTATTCATGcccttttcttctttgatttaaACCTACAAATAAATTCCAGACTATTTATGGAAGAGGAGCTTAAGCTCAAAGTTTTTAAGCTCTAGACTAGTTTCAATATCTAAAGATAATCtaactttgtttttgtgtgaCATTTATCTTATTAGTAGTTTAATTGATTATGCTTTCTAAGTAATTATAATAGTCAAAGCTTGTTTTGTAGGGctccattttcaaataaaagCTCTCAGAAGTAATTTTTGACATTCACTTACTCTAGGGTGAACTGTCAATTTATCCctatagtagttttttttttaacttttaattttagttattaatatTAACATTTCTGTGAAATTAGTCTTTGTATCCAGTACCACTTATAAAATTGTtgttaaatcaaataaaacgATGTTGTATTGCATATGAAAATTGTGTTAGTTTTATAAATGGCAATAAATGGGTGTTGTATAATTCACCCAGACTTAAAGGGTGCAGAAAAATTTAGGCTAGACAAATAATAATACCtctaactaataataataataataataataataatacctcaaGAGgtactagggatggcaattcTCCCCTACCCCGCTTGACCCGCCCTTCTCCACTTTGCCCCACACGGGTTTTCCCCGACCTCAAGAGGTACTAGGGATGACAATTCTCCCCTGCCCCGCTTGACCCGCCCCTCCCCACTTTGCCCCACACGGGTTTTCCCCACCCcacaaaggtggtggggcgggaATAGTGCAAGACCTTGGTGAGGCGGGAATAGGGAAAAATTTTAGCCCTGCACCACGGGGCTGggtggggatgggtttagactttttagacccaacTTGCCCCACTCCGCCCATCCCCACTCTGCCTCGTATTgataagggttaaattgtaaatttttcataccctaaaatcCTTTTTTTCTCTAGTAAGGTTGGAAATAAAGTACCAATTTTAACcatttcttttgtctttattataataaaatttatatactattgaatcattgattttttattatgcgattttggtttttattgtgatattgtcttgttaaacactttaataatattatttaatttttgctaaaaattagtttgatttgatgggataaatttatttgtaatttcaagttatttttattaaagaaataggttttattaaaaacaacTGTAATAATTGTGAGCAAATTAGTAAGAAGTAAAGTGTTATGCAGTGGGGCGGGGCCCCAAAGAGCAGagatggggcaagaaaattttcccCATCATGCGGGGCAGGGTAAGGCGAAGATGGGGTAAGACAAAACCATGTAAGGTGGGCATGAAGATCCCATCCTTCGAACCCACCCCGCCCAATTGCCATCCCTAAGAGGtactaataagtattacaattGTCATTTATATATGGTATGTATTTGGATGAGTAAAACCAATTCCACACCTTCATTGTTCTAATTTCTTACCCTTGACTACTTTtaggaatttaattttaattataagaGGCAGTTTTTGCTCTTTGAACTAGAGCTGTTCAAAAATTTGAAGTAGAACATAAATTGCAGACCTTAACTACGATAAAAGGAGTGAATTTTCTGGAAATTGCATAGGTGACATCAACTTGCTGCCATTAAGATTGCATCTTGATACATTTTTCGTATTGGTGATTTGATGATTTCTAAACATCATTAGAATATTAGATTACATTtcgtcaatatatatatatattagattacaaacttttgaattattttagagGGGTCCATTAGGCCCATGGTGATGGACCAGTGTTCCGTCCTCTGTGGTCCTTGAAGGCTTTAGGTCATGAGCTATCCAGTTAAGTACATCATGATAAGAAAAGGattaaaaggagagagaaaaaaaaaaagtgaagtttccaaataaaaagagaggTATTTTAGAATACCTCATGATTTCATATCAAtctctttgctctctctctacTCACCAGCCCTCGAACCCAAGGCTTGGTACTTGTGATAAGTAGTCAAACCATTGAGCTACTATGAGGGCCGGTGTCATGTTTTGCATTCGAAATACTATAAACGTTTTTCCAAAACGCACCTTAAAATTTATCAACAGGATAATGACAAAATTAACCATAATAATTAACACGTGTAAATAAACATCATACAAGATCAAGAACCTCTAAAGATACTCTACCAAATGAAATTATCTTAAGCTTGACCTTTCATTACGTAATAGATGGTTGAGATTATGTCACGTCATTTAACTtactaacaaaattataaaaataatggtgcCATCTGCCATGTTAGTTATTATgaaaaacaaatcatattttgagtttattaattcattttacttcttttcttaaaataaaaaaaataaaagaaaactcaaacctAAAACATAGAAAAGATTGCAAACTGCCTAGATACCTCCTCTGTTCTCTCACAGCCAGCGGAAAGctctaaaatatttcaaaattggCTTGAATGAGACAATGAGTAAAGGCGTAAAGCAAACTAATATTTGTAAGTGGGAATATTATTAAAGCAAAATATAGAATCATCATCTAAGTGGGAATATTATTAAATTAGGAATCTCAACTTTGATCAAGCATCATGCTATGTCAAGACTTGGAAGTTTATATTGACTTTGCTGGATTTTGGACGCCAAGAGTGGAGATAAAAGAAATCGAAAATGAGGTTGTAATCAATCATCACTGGTAAAACAGGGTGCAGTCAAATTTCTAGATTTGTGTTATCTTTTAGCTGTCCATGACATTAATACAATCAAACCAAAGTGATTAAGGTCCTTTATGTTTGTAAAGTTTGAAACTCTTCATATTCCTGTTTTCTCAGGTTTGCTCAGATATAAACAAGCCAAATGATCGGATGGCTGTCATGACATTTATATCCTCACTACCCATACGGAAggtatatttaattatttgttaattATGATCTGCTTCAGTCAACTTAACAtggttttttaataaataaagataGCTTGCACTTGCAGAATGAGAACTGGCTCTCTTTTGTAAATGTTTTTGATGAAGTCCTCAATTTGATTTACATTTCTTATCATATACAACTTTCTTTCCAGATTGGGACGTGTGAGGATATGCTTCAAAAAGGTGGTCTCCTCTGTGCACGTACTATTTTCTCGTTCTACAGCAGGTAAGGTTAGAGAAGTGGTCAGTTCTTTCTACCGTGGTTTTATTGTCAACTGAAACACATAGCTTTTATGTGCGCCTGTTATATTGTCATATAAACTCAGAAATTATACTCTTTacattttgtcatttcttgCATTTTATATGATTGCAGCTCCTTGTTTCAGTTCAAGATCTGCATGtctttttttctcccctttGCTTGTATGTTCACCGCTTCATGAATGATACAGAAACTGGTTTTTCTATGGGTAGCCATGAGGCCTGTAGTTATGATGGTAGGGATTTATTGGACAGCAGCCACTTTCCAGATCTGGAAGATAATAATTGTGCTATTGGCAACAATGATGGAGAAAGGCAGAAATTTCATGAGCCTTTAAACGATGAAAATGGAAACAAGGTATGTGAGAATTTAAAAGACTAATTCATAATCTTGACTCGGACCAGAATTTAATTTCCTCTAATTTACTAGGGGTGAATCTCAGTAACAACGCCGTCCATAGAATTTAAGAACCCAAGGGGCGAATCCACCATGTGCAGGTTCAGTTCCCATCATTTccaaccaacaacaacaactaagaATTTAAAGTGTCAACCTTAAATAATGGGATGGTGGACAGCAGTTTTTAAGTCCTAACATTGCAGATTGCTTGAGTTAAATTaccaagcaaaaaataaaaggtgtcAACTAATTCTAAAAGCTATCGAGTGTTAtagaaaaaaaaccaaagtcCAAGGAGAGATTGCGCAAAGCAGCCCCTTTAGCTCAACTCCAGAAAGCTCTTTCCCTTAAAATATTCTGAGTCTGCTCCATCCATAAGCACCACAACAAACATATTGGAGCCATTCCCTTGTTATAGAATCTACCATACCAGGTCAAGGTGGAATGGAAAGAATCTGAGTTACCAATTCTGGAAGAACCTTACCAAATGATGAGAACAAAAGGCACCAATGCAATAACAAATGCTTGCTGATTCTCTGACCTGTTAACATAGCCAACAGTTCAAAAGGAGCTAATTTTTCTAATAAGATTACATATGGTTAAAATCTCCTGATGTGTAGTTGTCTATGGTGAAGAACCCAGCTTTCAAAATAGCCCAAATCTCTTTCCGAGGAAAAGATTAATGCTAGAACCCTGgctataatttgaattttgattgataACGTAAATTCAAATGATTTCTTAGTTACTCTTATGTGTAGTTTCTGTTGAGATCTATATTTAAatgctttctattttattcttgAGTTGTCGCTTTACTCGAGTTTTTTCTTGTTCTCCGTCTCTGGATTTTGCTATTTGTCTAGGTGAATACCCCAGAACGAAAATCTTATCAAAATGCAGTGTCTGAGTTGAAAGCAGATTCTTCTTCTGTGCCATTTGCATTTCGTAGCCTAGATGAAGAGAACAAGAGGGCTAACTTGCCGGATGATGATACAGTCTCTTCATCCAATCACGGAAAGCTACTTCTGTGGGTAAATTATTACAAGTGTTCACTATGTGGGATTGAATTACCACCTTGTTTTGTTGAGGAAAGGCAAGAGCACTTTGATTTTCATCTAGCTGAGAGACTTCAGAAAGAGGAATCTCGCTGTGACACAGGAATGCTGAGGCACaggtattttgaattttagttggTATACTGGTTATATGGTCCTTGCTTGGCAGCCTACTTGAAAGTGATTGATAAGCAGGTTGGGTTTGAGTGGTATGTGGACAGGTTAAATGCTttgtgataaaataatatttaccaaaaaaatgatTGCCTAATTAGTTTCCACTAGATAATTTCCCAATTTATTAAATGTGCATGCTATATGGCATGATAAACTAATATCCTTCCTGATAATTGAAAACCTCTTCCATCTGTGTAACACTGTAACTTGCCTTATATGTGCAAATTATGGAGATCAGCAAAAGGGGGAGTTGAATGAGGTGTGAGATTGAAGATTACGGCTAGAGTTATGGCATTTGATTTGCAAATGTACAAActaattttttctcataaatgTCATTACTCTCCCAATTTATAGTTGGACATTAGGCTGATTTCTGCTTGGGACATGGATTTGTGCCTTCCAGTGCTGATAAGATCTTCATGCAAGATGCAacatcttttttgtttttctgagTGTCAACTCTCAGTTTTGCGACTTGATATTGTTAGCAAATAATTTGTTCTTAGAGCTAATGAGTCACCATTATTAATTACATCTCTATGATAAATTTACAGGATTGCTTTTTTCATCTTCAGTCTACATATAACAAATATTTGATTTGACAATTGACAAGTTTGAAACCTCATCAGGCTTGCCCCAAAGGATAATATCGCgagccaaagaaaacaaaaaatgcagAGGGCTTCTCCAAAAGATAAGGGACATATTCCAATAGATCTAGTCTTTGTTAAGAATAGTCAGAAATTTTAGCATTGTAATCTATATGTTGTTGTCCGTATATAGTTTTATATGCTATAGAGAAAATCCAGTTGAATAAGGTGTGAAATTGAACAtcttattgattttcatctcgGCTAaccattaatattacttttttatttatcaataattactcaccaaattagcaatttgtaaaataatttgtatctctagcattatttttattgaaacatGTGCAATATACTTATTTCAGCTGTGTCACAATATGTACAGATTTCAGCTCTGATAATAAAAATCTCTGATCTTCCATACATCTTTCAGTCTTGTAAACAcatctttttttcccctttatagTATATAAGGATATAACTTAATGAAACTCTATATATTCACTCGTCTccctaaaattttagtttcccatttgttttaatggaaataaataatttaaattctcttttctttcctagcCCCACTTTGCCCAACTTTGcaaaaatagttttagataAATAATTTGGAGTcttcaagaaattttataaataatttaccTTGTTAATTTGCAGTTTTACACAACAGTTTTTATGTCAAAGGTTACAAGAAAtattgaataataattttttttttttttaaacctttaaacaaaaaatgagaaatacaTTTATGAAGGTTACATGAAAtattgaataataatttttttttaaacctttaaacaaaaaatgagaaataaatttttgatctttaattatagaaataaatcaaaaatttaTGATCtacatttcttttattataaCATATATGCTTATTTCCGCATTattaatttagtttaaaaaaaaaaaagcaacaaaaaatcCTATGTTAAGGATTTATGGGCCTTCCAAGGTTTGGCATTTCAATGGAAATTATTGTGACGACAATGTCGCCTTCTTAGGTGACAGCATTGCCTTATTAATAAGTTTTGGTAAGTGACACTACCTCTGTAGAGAATATGCGGCTGCAATGGATTTTTGAGCACAGGGCCGACCCTAGGCCTAGATCACTTAGGCAATCGCCTAGGGTCCCCTATTAGATAAAGGTTCTAAATTTTGGGgcaaaaattaatatatctttatgaaaaaaaaaaaaaaaaaaaaaaattggacatataggaaaataatagttttacattttttttttctacatttaaGAAGTCCCAAAGAATTGAGTAATACTAGAGATAATACAACTTTAAATACATGAGTCTTACAAATATATGTgtcaataattacaaaaaataattcagatAGAAAAATACTAGAAATATTATAAGTTTTACTTCGAAGcctttataaattgatatgacaattaatatgatttGTGTTCGTCAACAAcctattaaatgcatttttgaattactttttgttattagtGATACGTCTTTGTAAGCctcatgttgtaaaatttatcatattcctaacatcattcaaatatttgtttattatcttcttgaAGTATCACTAATCACATCATTGTTACATTGTTTGTAAGTacttttgtagtaaaatttgttacacctttagcatttttcaaaaaaaaaaaaaagcgcatattacaaaataaaaagaatagatttttgctataaaaaaaattatgatattaaatattaattaaatattacttaagtgatgacaaaaatgccTATTTAAATATATCGTCTTAGACCTCCAAATTTGTTAGGCGGGTACCGCTTGAGGAGTTTattcctttaatttattttggtcaAATGTGGAAACCAAACCACATGGAAGATTGCATTGCCGTTAGTTGTTGGAGTAATACATCATTTGCATTTTAATTTGGTGTTCActtttgaaaattgagtgaaCATTAACCTTTGTAAACTTATTTAGAAGTCATACTTGTGAGTTTGATGTTTTCCTCAAACTTTTTAGTGTTGTTGACTTCTGATATTGTtgcatgccatgtgtttgttgAAATTTCTCTATGGTTTGGAGCTCATTTTGCCTCACTCTGATGGCTTAGAAGCCTTTGAATCCTTTTCTTGAGCATAGAAAGTAGAAACCAAACATGAAAGAACTACATGAGCTTCACAAGTCATACCAATATGATATAATCATACAAGGCAAGATCTCCTCCTTCCTCGTGGTCTTGTTCAACCCACGGGGTAAAAATACCCTCAGATCAAAACTGAAGTTGAACACCAAGGACATACTTGCTGGGAATTCAGCATGGTCACATACATACCATAAGGAGTAGTACTTAGAA
The DNA window shown above is from Quercus lobata isolate SW786 chromosome 7, ValleyOak3.0 Primary Assembly, whole genome shotgun sequence and carries:
- the LOC115952330 gene encoding DNA polymerase kappa-like, whose product is MNDTETGFSMGSHEACSYDGRDLLDSSHFPDLEDNNCAIGNNDGERQKFHEPLNDENGNKVNTPERKSYQNAVSELKADSSSVPFAFRSLDEENKRANLPDDDTVSSSNHGKLLLWVNYYKCSLCGIELPPCFVEERQEHFDFHLAERLQKEESRCDTGMLRHRLAPKDNIASQRKQKMQRASPKDKGHIPIDLVFVKNSQKF